The Bdellovibrio sp. NC01 genome includes the window GTTGGCGATGTTTAATAACTGTTGGTGAAAGATAATAGATCATCGCGCCAACGATGCCGATGGCAACTAATGCCTGAATAAAGGCGCTTCCTCGCTCAGAACGAACGAGGGACTGGGATGTTTCAGTATCCAGTGGTTTCATTATCAAAGACTCCCCATGGATTCTTCGACATAAAACCTCTGGACCTTAACTACAAATTCTCGGTTTTTCTCAAATCGAGACGATTACTTCGCTTTTCCTTGATTCGCGACCGATTCAATCGCCGCTTTGACCTCTTCAGGGTCACCGATGAACTCTTTTTTCAGGACTTTTAAGTCTTTATCAAGTTCATACATGAGTGGAATTCCTGTCGGCATATTCACGCCCATGATTTCATCAGGAGTCATGTTTTCAAGATGCTGCATCAACGCACGCAAGCTATTACCATGAGCCACGATCAAAACTTTTTCGCCGCCTTTAATTTTTGGCGCAATCGTGTTGTTCCACAAAGGAAGGAATCTTGCGACCGTGTCTTTCAAAGACTCTTGGCTTGGCAGAAGATGCTTGTCCACATGCTTGTAACGCGGATCATGAGAAGGATGGCGAGGATCACTCGTCTCCATTGCTGGAGGTGGAGTGTCGTAACTGCGACGCCAGATTTTTACTTGGTCTTCACCGTGACGAGCCGCAGTCTCAGCTTTGTTCAAACCCTGTAGGGCTCCGTAGTGTCTTTCGTTAAGACGCCAGTCTTTGTGGACAGGAAGCCACACTTGATCGATCTCATCGAGAACGTAATTCAGAGTTTTAATCGCTCTTTTCAGAACTGATGTGTACGCAATATCAAATGTAAAGCCTCTGTCTTTGAGGGCTTTTCCACCTTTTAGAGCTTCGGCTCGACCTTTTTCAGAAAGATCTACGTCTTGCCAGCCTGTGAATCTGTTCTCTTGGTTCCACACACTCTCACCGTGTCTAATTAGCACCAACTTGTACACGTTTAAACTCCTTCATTTTGGCTTAGAAAAGAGCTATCATGACAGAGCTTTCGTTGAACATCAAAACCCGCGATTTTGCTACGCATTAATGAGTTACAAAGCCTCGAGTTTTTGAAAAATTAGGGAAGCATTTTTAGCGTCATACAAAGCCTACGTAAACTTAGGCCAACAAGAGGAACATCTCGTGAACAATAATGGCATTAACAGTTCGAATCTTGAATACATTGAACAGCTTTACGCTGACTTCAAAGCAAAACCGGATTCACTCGCTTCAGAGTGGAGAAGCTTCTTTGAAGGAATGGAATTTGCCCAAGAAGGTAAATTCGGAATGTCTGACAAAGAGTTGGCTGTTTACCAATTGATCCAAGCTTACAGAGCAAATGGTCACCTTGAAGCAAACTTGAATCCTCTGTACCCACCACAAGCAAACGAAGCCTTGGCTTTGAAAACTTTTGGTTTGAGCGACAAAGACTTAAACGCGAAATTCCAAATCGGTTCATTGATCGGCAAAGCAAATGCAACTCTTGCTGATATCGTCGCGACGTTGAAGAAAAACTACAGCGGCACAATTTCTTTGCAAGCATCTGATGCGGCTCCTGCTGAAGTGAAATGGTTGACGCAAGAATTTGAAGCGCCAACATTCAAACTTTCTGTTGATGAAAAGAAAAACACTCTGACGTCTTTAACTAAAGCCGAGACTTTGGAAAAATTCGTTCACACTCGTTACGTTGGTACAAAGCGCTTCTCGATTGAAGGTGCTGATTCTATGTTGCCGATGCTAGAGACAATCACGAACAAAGGTTCTGCTGCTGGCGTAAAAGAAATTTTCGTCGGCATGGCTCACCGTGGTCGTGTGAACACTTTGGTAAATTACTTCGGCAAACCTGAAGAATATGTTTTCGGTGACTTCAATGGTCCTTTGGAACTTGAAAAACCAGTTGAAGACTTCGACGGCGACGTGAAGTACCACTTGGGTTATAAAACTGAAAAGAAAACTGCAACAGGTACTGTTAAAGCAACGATGGCCTACAACCCGTCACACTTGGAAACTGTGAATGCCGTAGCTTTGGGTATGGCGCGCGCAGCGCAAGACTTGAACGGCGGCGATAGAAAAGCGGTTGTTCCTGTTTTGATTCACGGTGATGCAGCCTTCGCGGGTCAAGGTATCATCCAAGAGACAATGCAATTGGCTGGCGTGAAACCTCACACAACTGGCGGCACGATCCATATCGTGGTTGATAACCAAGTTGGTTTCACAACAAACGGTAAAGACACTCGTTCAACTCGTTATGCATCTGATGCTGCGAAAATGACATTCACTCCGGTACTTCACTGTAACGGTGATGATGTTGAGGCGTGCGTGCGCGCTGCTGATATCGCAATTCGCTACCGCCAACAATTTGGCAAAGACATCGTTATCAATTTCATCTGCTACCGTAAATACGGTCACAATGAAGGTGACGAACCTGCATTCACGCAACCATTGATGTACGATCTGATCAAAGCTCATGCGACTGTGCGTGAACTTTACGTTAAAAAATTAACTGCTGAAAATTCAGTAGATCAAAAAACGGCCGACGATCTTTACCAACAAGCGATGGATCGTTTGCAAAAGATTTTCGAAGATACTAAAAAATCTCCTCCGAAATTGAAAAACTTCAAATTCGATGGCAACTGGGAAGGTTTGCGTAAAGGTGTAGAAGCCGATATGGACAAACCCGCTGATACAAAATTCGATTTGGCGAAATTAAAACAAATCGGTGAAAAAATCGGTTCATTCCCTGCTGACTTCACTCCGCATCCAAAATTGATCAAATTGCTTGAAGCGCGCAAAGCTATGGGCGCTGGTAAAGAGATGGTTGACTGGGGCATGGGTGAACTTCTTGCTTACGGTTCATTGTTGTCTGAAGGAACTTCAGTTCGTTTGACTGGTGAAGACTGCGTTCGCGGTACATTCACTCACCGTCATGCGGGTATGTACGATGTTAAAACAAACAAAGCGTACTTCCCTCTTGCTGATTTGAATCCAAAAGCAAACTTGCTTGTGGCCGAGTCGATTCTTTCGGAATACGGCGTGATGGGTTACGAATACGGTTACTCTGTGCAAGATCCTAAATCACTTGTGATGTGGGAAGCGCAATTCGGTGACTTCGTCAACGGCGCACAAATCGTATTGGATCAATACTTGGCTGCTGGCGAATCTAAATGGCAACAAATGTCAGGCTTGGTTCTTCTTCTGCCTCACGGTTATGAAGGTCAAGGGCCAGAGCACTCGTCGGCACGTCTTGAGCGCTTCTTGCAAAGCTGTGCTTTGTACAACATGCAAGTGTGCAACTTGACGACTCCTGCGCAAATTTATCACGCCCTTCGCAGACAAGTTCGCAGAGACTTCAGAAAACCATTGGTTATCATGACGCCAAAATCTTTATTGAGACATCCTCGCGCTGTATCTTCAATTGAAGATCTTGCGAAAGGTTCGTTCCAAGAAGTGATCGCAGACACTGTTGATAAATCAAAAGTGGATACAGTGGTTTTCGTTTCAGGAAAGCTTTACTACGAGCTTCTTGAAGAAAGAGAAAAATCTAAAAAGGAAAACATCGCGCTCGTTCGTCTAGAGCAGATCTATCCATTCCCAGCACAACAAGTGACTGAAGTATTGAAGTCTTACCCTAAAGCGAAGACTTTAATTTGGGCGCAAGAAGAACCTAAAAACATGGGTGCCTTCCAAAACGTCTACTTCAAGTTTGTTGAAGTTGTGCAAAAAGCAGGTTTGCAATTGCGCTTTGAGTACGTGGGTCGTCCTGAAAAGGCGTCTCCGGCAGTGGGCTCTATCTACCGCCACAAAGCAGAGCAAGCAGAAATTATTAAAAGCATTTTTTAAGTTTTAAAGTTTAATCATCGTAAGGACGTTCAAAATGAAACAAGAAATCAAAGTTCCCGCAGTCGGCGAATCGATCACTGAAGCGACGATCGGCAGTTGGACTAAAAAATCTGGTGACTTCGTAAAACGCAACGAAGTGCTTATGCTCCTTGAAACAGATAAAGCCAGCGTTGAGGTCGTTGCAGAAAACGACGGCGTATTAACTATTCTTCCAGGTAGTGAAGCTGGCGCGACGGTACAAATCGGCGCGACTGTAG containing:
- a CDS encoding 2-oxoglutarate dehydrogenase E1 component, encoding MNNNGINSSNLEYIEQLYADFKAKPDSLASEWRSFFEGMEFAQEGKFGMSDKELAVYQLIQAYRANGHLEANLNPLYPPQANEALALKTFGLSDKDLNAKFQIGSLIGKANATLADIVATLKKNYSGTISLQASDAAPAEVKWLTQEFEAPTFKLSVDEKKNTLTSLTKAETLEKFVHTRYVGTKRFSIEGADSMLPMLETITNKGSAAGVKEIFVGMAHRGRVNTLVNYFGKPEEYVFGDFNGPLELEKPVEDFDGDVKYHLGYKTEKKTATGTVKATMAYNPSHLETVNAVALGMARAAQDLNGGDRKAVVPVLIHGDAAFAGQGIIQETMQLAGVKPHTTGGTIHIVVDNQVGFTTNGKDTRSTRYASDAAKMTFTPVLHCNGDDVEACVRAADIAIRYRQQFGKDIVINFICYRKYGHNEGDEPAFTQPLMYDLIKAHATVRELYVKKLTAENSVDQKTADDLYQQAMDRLQKIFEDTKKSPPKLKNFKFDGNWEGLRKGVEADMDKPADTKFDLAKLKQIGEKIGSFPADFTPHPKLIKLLEARKAMGAGKEMVDWGMGELLAYGSLLSEGTSVRLTGEDCVRGTFTHRHAGMYDVKTNKAYFPLADLNPKANLLVAESILSEYGVMGYEYGYSVQDPKSLVMWEAQFGDFVNGAQIVLDQYLAAGESKWQQMSGLVLLLPHGYEGQGPEHSSARLERFLQSCALYNMQVCNLTTPAQIYHALRRQVRRDFRKPLVIMTPKSLLRHPRAVSSIEDLAKGSFQEVIADTVDKSKVDTVVFVSGKLYYELLEEREKSKKENIALVRLEQIYPFPAQQVTEVLKSYPKAKTLIWAQEEPKNMGAFQNVYFKFVEVVQKAGLQLRFEYVGRPEKASPAVGSIYRHKAEQAEIIKSIF
- the gpmA gene encoding 2,3-diphosphoglycerate-dependent phosphoglycerate mutase gives rise to the protein MYKLVLIRHGESVWNQENRFTGWQDVDLSEKGRAEALKGGKALKDRGFTFDIAYTSVLKRAIKTLNYVLDEIDQVWLPVHKDWRLNERHYGALQGLNKAETAARHGEDQVKIWRRSYDTPPPAMETSDPRHPSHDPRYKHVDKHLLPSQESLKDTVARFLPLWNNTIAPKIKGGEKVLIVAHGNSLRALMQHLENMTPDEIMGVNMPTGIPLMYELDKDLKVLKKEFIGDPEEVKAAIESVANQGKAK